From the genome of Verrucomicrobiia bacterium, one region includes:
- the cas1 gene encoding CRISPR-associated endonuclease Cas1, with product MPTLILNQARCRVALISERLEILSPSLGEPDAEPERRTVSLLDVERVVAGENTHFTPAAWAEMLRRQIPIQLFAWNGRFLGGFLPAQNQHGLSRLRQYQRTTDPAFALQMAGRIIAAKIYNQRRVIQRLRANRTLTQSTPATPANSDPGQATLAWLDTSLAQAARARSLGELRGHEGAATARYFQAWADCLPAAFPFEQRSTRPPLNPVNACISFGATLLYHEAVAFIHAHGLDPALGLLHATENGRWSLALDLIEPFRPVLVEALALDLFSHQILNTSHFDARDGGCYLNEAGRKKFFFQYERRMERQFLSECVGHRTTLRQQLEHQAVQFKSALDQPEKFEPFLMN from the coding sequence ATGCCCACGCTCATCCTCAACCAAGCCCGCTGTCGGGTCGCCTTGATTTCCGAACGGCTCGAGATTCTCAGTCCGTCGCTGGGAGAGCCGGATGCCGAACCCGAGCGCCGCACCGTGTCGCTCCTGGATGTGGAACGGGTAGTGGCGGGGGAGAACACGCATTTCACTCCGGCAGCTTGGGCGGAAATGTTGCGACGCCAAATTCCCATTCAGTTGTTCGCCTGGAACGGTCGCTTCCTTGGTGGTTTTCTGCCTGCCCAAAACCAACACGGTCTCTCCCGTCTGCGACAGTACCAACGCACTACCGATCCCGCCTTTGCCTTGCAAATGGCCGGTCGGATTATCGCCGCCAAAATTTATAATCAACGCCGCGTGATCCAGCGACTTCGAGCCAATCGCACTTTGACACAATCCACACCGGCCACCCCGGCAAATTCGGACCCCGGTCAGGCGACCCTCGCCTGGCTGGACACCAGCCTCGCACAAGCCGCCCGGGCTCGTTCCCTCGGGGAACTGCGCGGTCATGAAGGCGCGGCCACTGCCCGATATTTTCAAGCTTGGGCGGACTGCCTGCCTGCGGCGTTCCCTTTTGAACAACGCAGCACCCGTCCTCCCTTGAATCCGGTCAACGCCTGCATCTCCTTTGGTGCCACCTTGCTTTATCACGAAGCCGTTGCTTTTATCCACGCACACGGGCTGGATCCCGCCCTTGGCCTCCTGCACGCCACCGAAAACGGACGCTGGTCACTCGCCTTGGACCTCATCGAACCCTTCCGTCCCGTTCTGGTGGAAGCGCTGGCGCTGGATCTGTTCAGCCATCAAATTCTGAACACCTCGCATTTCGATGCCCGCGACGGTGGCTGCTACCTCAATGAAGCCGGCCGCAAGAAATTCTTCTTCCAATACGAACGCCGCATGGAACGGCAATTCCTCAGTGAATGCGTTGGCCACCGCACCACCCTGCGCCAACAACTCGAACATCAAGCCGTACAATTCAAAAGCGCCTTGGATCAACCCGAAAAATTTGAACCCTTCCTCATGAATTGA
- a CDS encoding DUF2911 domain-containing protein encodes MKIKLMTTTLAAAIGFSFAPASFAQAPKVDFPAPSPTSTLKQRVGLTDIEIVYSRPGVKDREIFGGLVPYGKVWRTGANSATRISFSTDVKLNGHDVPAGAYELFTIPDENEWTIIINKGTGQWGAFQYDEKQDFLRFKVKPRQRARSVETFTIGISNIRDEYATISLAWDKTSIPIKFEVDLTSKLVPQIEAAMAAPDGKKPYFQAATFYYNHGLDSQKALKWVNAAVAENEAHYIVHLKAKVLARLGDKADAIAAAKRSKELAIAAKDFGFVKLNDDLIASLQ; translated from the coding sequence ATGAAAATAAAATTGATGACAACAACCCTGGCGGCAGCCATTGGTTTCAGCTTCGCTCCCGCGAGCTTTGCGCAAGCCCCGAAGGTGGATTTCCCGGCGCCCAGCCCGACGTCCACGCTGAAGCAGCGCGTCGGTCTGACGGACATTGAAATTGTATATTCGCGTCCGGGAGTAAAAGATCGCGAAATTTTCGGCGGCCTCGTGCCTTACGGCAAGGTCTGGCGCACGGGCGCGAATAGCGCGACGCGGATTTCATTCAGCACGGATGTCAAATTGAACGGACACGATGTGCCTGCGGGAGCGTACGAACTGTTCACCATTCCCGATGAAAATGAATGGACCATCATCATCAACAAGGGCACGGGGCAATGGGGCGCGTTTCAATATGACGAAAAACAGGATTTCCTGCGCTTCAAAGTCAAGCCACGGCAACGCGCGCGTTCCGTGGAAACATTCACCATCGGCATCAGCAACATCCGGGACGAATACGCCACCATCAGTCTGGCTTGGGATAAAACCAGCATTCCGATCAAATTCGAAGTGGATTTAACTTCCAAACTCGTTCCACAAATCGAGGCCGCCATGGCCGCGCCCGATGGCAAGAAACCTTACTTCCAAGCCGCGACGTTTTATTACAATCACGGGCTTGATTCACAAAAAGCCTTGAAGTGGGTTAATGCTGCCGTCGCCGAAAATGAAGCGCATTACATCGTGCATTTGAAGGCCAAGGTTCTGGCGCGTCTCGGTGACAAAGCGGACGCCATCGCCGCCGCGAAACGCTCGAAGGAACTGGCCATCGCCGCCAAGGACTTCGGCTTCGTCAAGCTGAACGATGATTTGATCGCCAGCCTGCAGTAA
- a CDS encoding PIG-L family deacetylase, producing MNPTQAPARSARWLGTVGTLGLPLALAGTLCWPGQAKGTELLATPAAIKQELIRFNTIGSVLLIAAHPDDENTQLITYLSRGRGYRMGYLSLTRGDGGQNVIGPEFDEKLGVARTQELLAARRLDGGQQFFTRAIDFGYSKTPEETLRFWDRDAVLGDIVRVIRKFQPDVIITRFPIPPGSGGHGHHTASGILGLEAFKQAGDPNAYPDQIRAGLQPWSAKRVLWNESSWQRRDSLEGPTIRVDIGGTDPVTGEGFGSIAAASRAQHITQGFGNFNRGSGSGPTPETFRLLAGDPPTNDLMDGLDLTWARYPGGEEIAQQTQKAIAAFDPQSPARSVPELLAIRAKLSALPDNAVLADKRAQLDHILQSCLGLRVTTTAARPEVVPGETVTFTQTVQLTSDVPVRWVETRLRYPAQTIPVHAPLAVGKDQQQELRVTVPLDTPLTQPYWLREPGTSGTYRVDDSSLIGTPENAPTFPMDYVFDVAGQTLVIPDEPRCRIKDDQTERQRRVDVIPPVSLRFMAEVNLFHPGRTRSVTVAVTAARPNLKGTVQLESPVGWKITPATREFTLATPGASQSLSFEVTAPSEPATARLGVSASVNHQRYANQRIEINYPHLPFMLLQPPAQSRLVAVDFAVRGKNVGYVPGAGDATVAALEQLGYHVTTLTGSDLTPENLKGLDTVVIGVRAFNERQDLAARMTDLFDYVKNGGTVIAQYNRPNDLKTQELGPYPLSIQGPAPQLRVTDEHAPVTFLDPQSPALTTPNPISAADFDGWVQERGLYFPSQWDEEHYDAVLAMADPGEAPLRGSLLVAKYGQGYYVYTAVAFFRQLPQGVPGAYRLFANLISLGK from the coding sequence ATGAATCCGACGCAGGCTCCTGCTCGGTCGGCACGCTGGCTGGGAACGGTGGGAACATTGGGTTTGCCCCTGGCCCTGGCCGGCACACTGTGCTGGCCGGGTCAGGCGAAAGGAACTGAATTGCTCGCCACTCCCGCCGCCATCAAACAGGAATTGATCCGTTTCAACACGATCGGCAGCGTGTTGTTGATCGCGGCGCATCCCGACGACGAGAACACGCAGTTAATCACCTACCTGTCGCGGGGGCGGGGCTATCGCATGGGTTACCTCTCGCTGACGCGCGGTGATGGCGGACAAAATGTGATCGGGCCGGAGTTTGACGAAAAGCTCGGCGTGGCGCGCACGCAGGAATTACTGGCCGCGCGCCGATTGGATGGCGGCCAGCAGTTTTTCACCCGGGCGATAGATTTTGGTTACTCCAAAACGCCCGAAGAGACTTTGCGCTTTTGGGACCGGGACGCGGTGTTGGGCGACATTGTGCGCGTCATCCGAAAATTTCAGCCGGACGTAATCATAACTCGTTTCCCCATTCCGCCCGGCAGCGGTGGGCACGGACATCATACGGCATCAGGAATTCTGGGGCTTGAAGCGTTCAAGCAAGCGGGCGATCCCAACGCCTATCCGGATCAGATCCGAGCCGGGCTCCAACCGTGGTCGGCCAAACGCGTGCTGTGGAATGAATCCAGTTGGCAACGTCGCGATAGTTTGGAAGGACCAACCATCCGGGTGGACATCGGCGGCACCGATCCGGTGACGGGCGAGGGCTTTGGAAGCATCGCCGCGGCCAGCCGGGCGCAACATATCACGCAAGGCTTTGGCAACTTCAATCGCGGCAGCGGCAGCGGCCCCACGCCTGAAACGTTCCGACTGCTCGCGGGCGATCCGCCCACAAACGATCTGATGGACGGTCTGGATCTTACCTGGGCGCGTTATCCAGGTGGGGAAGAAATCGCGCAACAGACGCAAAAGGCGATCGCCGCTTTCGATCCGCAGTCACCGGCGCGCAGTGTGCCGGAATTACTGGCCATCCGCGCCAAATTATCCGCGCTGCCGGACAATGCGGTTCTGGCCGACAAACGCGCCCAACTGGATCACATTCTGCAATCCTGTCTGGGCTTGAGGGTGACCACCACAGCGGCGCGACCGGAAGTTGTGCCGGGTGAAACCGTAACCTTTACGCAAACGGTTCAACTGACCAGCGACGTGCCGGTGCGTTGGGTTGAAACACGGTTGCGCTACCCGGCGCAAACAATCCCAGTACACGCTCCGCTCGCCGTCGGAAAGGACCAGCAACAGGAGCTGCGCGTCACCGTGCCGTTGGATACGCCGTTGACGCAGCCTTACTGGTTGCGCGAACCGGGCACGAGCGGCACGTATCGGGTGGATGATTCAAGTTTGATTGGCACGCCGGAAAACGCGCCGACGTTTCCGATGGATTACGTTTTTGATGTAGCCGGACAAACGCTGGTGATTCCGGATGAACCGCGGTGCCGGATTAAAGACGACCAGACGGAGCGGCAACGACGGGTGGATGTGATTCCGCCGGTATCGCTGCGTTTCATGGCGGAGGTGAATCTGTTCCATCCCGGTCGCACGCGCTCCGTCACCGTGGCCGTAACGGCAGCGCGCCCCAACCTCAAGGGCACGGTGCAGCTCGAATCTCCGGTCGGCTGGAAAATCACTCCCGCCACGCGCGAGTTTACGCTCGCCACCCCCGGCGCGAGTCAGTCACTTTCGTTTGAAGTCACCGCGCCGTCTGAACCGGCGACCGCGCGGCTCGGCGTCAGCGCCTCGGTCAATCATCAGCGCTACGCCAACCAACGCATTGAAATCAATTACCCGCACCTCCCCTTCATGCTGCTGCAACCCCCGGCCCAGTCCCGCTTGGTGGCGGTGGATTTTGCGGTGCGCGGAAAAAATGTCGGCTACGTGCCGGGCGCGGGCGACGCAACCGTGGCCGCACTGGAACAGTTGGGCTATCACGTCACGACCTTGACCGGCAGCGATTTGACGCCGGAAAACCTGAAAGGATTGGACACGGTGGTGATTGGGGTGCGCGCTTTCAATGAACGCCAGGACCTTGCCGCGCGAATGACCGATTTATTTGACTACGTAAAAAACGGCGGCACGGTCATCGCGCAATACAACCGCCCGAACGACTTAAAGACGCAGGAGCTGGGACCGTATCCGCTTTCGATTCAAGGTCCGGCGCCGCAGTTGCGCGTGACGGATGAACACGCCCCCGTCACCTTTCTGGATCCGCAATCGCCCGCTTTGACCACGCCCAACCCGATCAGCGCCGCTGATTTCGACGGTTGGGTGCAGGAACGCGGTTTGTATTTTCCGAGTCAGTGGGACGAGGAACATTACGACGCGGTATTGGCAATGGCGGATCCGGGAGAGGCCCCGTTGCGCGGCAGTTTGTTGGTCGCCAAATATGGTCAGGGGTATTACGTCTATACTGCGGTTGCGTTTTTTCGGCAATTGCCGCAAGGCGTGCCGGGCGCGTATCGGTTGTTCGCCAATTTGATTTCACTGGGGAAATGA
- a CDS encoding sodium:solute symporter: MNWIDWLVLVGTMVGIAAYGTWRTRHTRNLNTYLKGNVNTGWLTIGLSVMATQASTITYLSLPGQAFESGIDFIQNYFGLPLALIVVCIVFLPIYRKLGVYTAYEYLGKRFDAKTRLLGAALFLLQRGLQAGITIYAPAIILSTVLGWRLDLTILFTGLLVVVYTVTGGSAAVNLTQKWQMGVIFVGMVAAFVILVLKLPPDATHIAGALGKLQGVDFTPDLKRRYTFWSGILGGFFLSLSYFGTDQSQVQRYIGGAALREGRLGLMFNAVFKIPMQFFIVMLGALLFVFYQFQPNTPIFFNQTEWQRHAQGSQGAELRMIEARFATVHAEKQEKIRAWVAARDGGDPTLESAARTTMIESHQAANALRQQARSTLLALDPTVKTKDSDYVFITFILTQLPHGLVGLLIAVMFASALSSKAGELNALGTTSTIDLWRHFRPLAVHDEARNVRNAKWFTALWGVFAIGFALFIGFAENLIEALNIVASIFYPSLLGVFCVAFFFKRVGGSAVFGAAIVAQLLVLLIFFCGKLFPAYEIGYLWLNPIGCAGCIGFSLLFQLLFGRRNPAIAKS; encoded by the coding sequence ATGAACTGGATTGACTGGCTGGTTCTGGTGGGAACGATGGTGGGCATTGCCGCCTACGGCACCTGGCGCACCCGCCACACGCGCAATCTCAACACGTACCTCAAGGGCAACGTCAACACGGGTTGGTTGACCATCGGCCTCTCGGTCATGGCCACCCAAGCCAGCACCATCACCTACCTTTCGCTGCCCGGGCAGGCGTTTGAAAGCGGCATTGACTTCATCCAAAACTATTTCGGTCTGCCGCTCGCGTTGATTGTGGTCTGCATCGTGTTTCTGCCAATCTACCGCAAACTCGGCGTTTATACCGCCTACGAATACCTCGGCAAACGGTTTGACGCCAAGACGCGGCTGCTCGGTGCGGCGCTGTTTCTCTTGCAACGCGGTTTGCAGGCGGGCATCACCATTTACGCGCCGGCCATCATTCTCTCGACCGTGCTGGGCTGGCGATTGGATTTGACGATTCTGTTCACCGGTCTGCTGGTGGTGGTGTACACCGTCACTGGCGGCAGTGCGGCGGTGAACCTGACGCAGAAATGGCAGATGGGCGTGATCTTCGTCGGGATGGTGGCCGCGTTCGTCATTCTGGTGTTGAAACTGCCGCCCGACGCCACGCACATCGCCGGCGCGTTGGGCAAATTACAGGGCGTGGACTTCACCCCGGACCTGAAACGCCGTTACACCTTCTGGAGCGGCATCCTCGGCGGATTCTTTCTCTCGCTTTCCTACTTCGGCACCGACCAATCGCAGGTGCAACGCTACATCGGCGGCGCCGCGTTGCGCGAAGGGCGCTTGGGGTTGATGTTCAACGCCGTGTTCAAAATCCCGATGCAATTCTTCATCGTGATGCTGGGCGCGCTGCTGTTCGTGTTCTATCAATTTCAGCCGAACACGCCCATCTTCTTCAACCAAACCGAGTGGCAGCGTCACGCGCAAGGTTCGCAAGGCGCGGAGCTGCGAATGATTGAAGCGAGGTTCGCCACGGTTCACGCCGAGAAGCAGGAGAAAATTCGCGCGTGGGTCGCCGCGCGTGATGGTGGCGACCCGACGCTCGAAAGCGCGGCCCGCACCACCATGATTGAATCCCATCAAGCCGCCAACGCGCTGCGCCAACAAGCCCGCAGCACGTTGCTCGCGCTGGATCCCACGGTGAAAACCAAGGACTCGGATTACGTGTTCATCACTTTCATTCTGACGCAGCTTCCGCATGGACTGGTCGGTCTGCTGATCGCCGTGATGTTTGCCTCGGCGCTGTCCTCCAAAGCCGGGGAGTTGAACGCACTCGGCACGACGAGCACGATTGATCTGTGGCGGCACTTCCGGCCTCTGGCCGTTCACGACGAGGCGCGCAATGTGCGCAACGCCAAATGGTTCACCGCGTTGTGGGGCGTTTTTGCCATTGGTTTTGCCCTGTTCATCGGCTTTGCCGAAAACCTGATTGAAGCTTTGAACATCGTGGCTTCCATTTTTTATCCGTCGCTGCTGGGCGTGTTTTGCGTGGCGTTCTTCTTCAAACGCGTCGGCGGTTCGGCGGTGTTCGGGGCGGCCATCGTCGCGCAACTGCTCGTCTTGCTCATCTTTTTCTGCGGCAAACTGTTTCCCGCCTATGAAATCGGCTACCTCTGGCTGAATCCCATCGGTTGCGCCGGTTGCATCGGCTTCAGCCTGCTCTTTCAACTGTTATTCGGTCGCCGCAACCCGGCGATCGCCAAATCATGA
- a CDS encoding PIG-L family deacetylase: protein MKPIPKSPVKLAPLLVFGAHPDDIEFGCGGVVALETRRGRPTHLVVCSRGEAATHGTPKQRAREAQQAAKILGATIEWITLDGDAHLELKVAHTIKLAKLIRQHRPGLVLAPCPVENQHPDHDRLGKLVRDAARLARYGGVKELRRQLPHRIGQLLFYALTEEVQAVAGNAVLIDISDPALVATWTQAMQAHASQMATRRYVEMQLLRARLNGHRAGVEYAQALFPNDPPLLESLTPLERGARHF from the coding sequence ATGAAGCCTATACCGAAATCTCCCGTTAAACTCGCGCCGTTGTTGGTCTTCGGCGCGCACCCGGACGACATCGAATTCGGCTGCGGTGGCGTGGTCGCTTTGGAAACCCGACGCGGCCGCCCGACGCATCTGGTGGTCTGCTCCCGAGGCGAAGCGGCCACGCACGGCACGCCCAAACAACGCGCGCGAGAAGCGCAACAGGCGGCGAAAATTTTGGGCGCTACAATCGAGTGGATAACGCTGGACGGCGATGCGCATCTGGAATTAAAGGTCGCGCACACGATCAAGCTGGCGAAGCTCATTCGCCAACACCGTCCCGGCCTCGTGCTGGCCCCCTGCCCCGTCGAAAATCAGCATCCCGATCACGACCGGCTCGGCAAACTGGTGCGCGATGCGGCGCGACTGGCGCGTTACGGCGGCGTCAAGGAATTGCGCCGCCAATTGCCCCATCGCATCGGACAATTGCTCTTTTACGCGTTGACGGAAGAAGTGCAGGCCGTCGCGGGCAACGCCGTGTTGATTGACATTTCCGATCCGGCTCTGGTCGCCACCTGGACTCAAGCCATGCAAGCCCACGCTTCCCAAATGGCGACCCGGCGTTACGTGGAAATGCAACTTCTGCGCGCCCGGCTGAACGGTCATCGCGCCGGTGTCGAATACGCGCAGGCGTTGTTTCCCAACGACCCGCCGCTCCTGGAATCATTAACGCCGCTGGAACGTGGTGCGCGTCATTTTTGA
- the bshA gene encoding N-acetyl-alpha-D-glucosaminyl L-malate synthase BshA: MVRVIFDMVERPLKIGITCYPSVGGSGVLATLLGEELAQRGHEVHFISYERPFRLPENAPRVYFHPVVINDYELFKYPDYTLPLSVRMAEVSQQYQLDILHAHYAVPHATAALLANAMLPADARPRIITTVHGTDTTLLGNDPGYRPAIYHALANSDVVTAVSNHLRAETQRVIGFNGPIEVIYNFYGPLPPQRAPETVRRELGLRDETLIFHASNLRQVKRIDVLLAAVAQLRDRHDWKLLILAGAPFAPYAQDVQRLGLTDRVIVREKVLDVEDYLQIADLGLFTSDTESFCLSLLEAMCFGCPSVSTRVGGIPEVIEDQVSGRLAPAGDADALAQNLRHLLSDSVERIKLGHAAKIRAQERFSAEVIVPQYEALYRRALENQPKHS; this comes from the coding sequence GTGGTGCGCGTCATTTTTGACATGGTGGAGCGTCCCTTAAAAATTGGCATTACCTGTTATCCGAGCGTCGGCGGCAGCGGCGTGCTGGCCACTTTGCTTGGCGAAGAACTCGCGCAACGCGGCCACGAGGTGCATTTCATCAGTTACGAACGTCCATTTCGCCTGCCCGAAAACGCGCCGCGCGTTTACTTCCATCCCGTCGTCATCAATGACTACGAACTGTTCAAGTATCCGGATTACACCCTGCCGCTCTCCGTGCGCATGGCGGAAGTCAGCCAACAATATCAGTTGGATATTTTGCACGCGCATTACGCCGTGCCGCACGCCACCGCCGCGCTGCTCGCGAACGCCATGCTGCCCGCCGACGCGCGCCCCCGCATCATCACCACCGTGCATGGCACCGACACCACGCTGCTCGGAAATGATCCCGGCTATCGTCCGGCAATTTATCACGCTCTGGCCAACTCGGACGTCGTCACCGCCGTCTCCAATCATCTGCGCGCGGAAACCCAACGCGTCATCGGGTTCAACGGCCCCATCGAAGTGATCTACAATTTCTACGGTCCGCTGCCGCCACAACGCGCTCCGGAAACCGTGCGACGCGAACTGGGATTGCGCGACGAAACCCTGATCTTTCACGCCTCAAACCTGCGGCAAGTGAAACGCATTGACGTGCTGCTGGCCGCCGTCGCCCAGCTTCGTGATCGCCACGACTGGAAGTTGCTCATCCTGGCCGGCGCGCCATTTGCGCCCTACGCCCAAGACGTGCAACGCCTCGGCCTGACCGACCGCGTCATCGTGCGTGAAAAGGTTCTGGACGTGGAAGATTACCTGCAAATCGCCGACCTCGGATTGTTCACCTCGGACACGGAAAGTTTTTGTCTGAGCCTGCTGGAAGCCATGTGCTTTGGCTGTCCCAGCGTTTCGACGCGCGTTGGGGGCATCCCGGAAGTGATCGAAGACCAGGTCTCAGGTCGGCTGGCTCCCGCCGGTGACGCCGACGCCTTGGCTCAAAACCTCCGGCATTTGCTCTCCGATTCCGTTGAACGGATCAAACTGGGTCACGCGGCAAAAATTCGCGCGCAGGAACGCTTCTCCGCGGAAGTCATCGTGCCGCAGTATGAGGCGCTATACCGCCGCGCGTTGGAAAACCAACCCAAACACAGTTAG
- a CDS encoding ABC transporter permease, which translates to MQVLPIVERELRVATRRRGTYRVRFWVPLILLIAASWFRLGAGVLSAHEMGAGLFYLATGGLTLFALVAGYRATADCLSVEKREGTLGLLFLTDLRGYDVVLGKLLAHSVVLFYALLAVVPLLGIPLLLGGVTGGEYVRQTLVFLNALFFSLSAGMLASVWCQRAATAASVGLGLILLVTGVPPFLGWLELHSPLTNGSYRLIFLLPCPVFTYLAGMASAYSQSLGNLFYPSLAITHAFGWLFLILAGVKLQRSWRTTAEGKMKFPLAARGRSEPGSRRGRKVNRHRGLLDKNAYSWLVLRQRRGVNGFWLVYALFGAFWIGGLYELRQDWLHPVSYMMTVWALLASFKAMVSNEVGQRLWGDRKSGAIELLLVTPLSVAEIIAGERQALCRRFRNSFLLLLSTVVPLLGACWYRHDLDFSGQISMLSIQLVVVGIFVPDLLALFWLGLWKSVATPTTRRDFRLAASSILTLPWLLMLIFLPFAQMFPSPLPAVAGWFGISLFIDVAWINYAKNEIHEEFRAAAAERFAPSRPR; encoded by the coding sequence GTGCAAGTTTTACCGATCGTCGAGCGTGAGTTGCGCGTGGCGACGCGACGGCGGGGAACTTATCGGGTCCGCTTTTGGGTGCCTCTGATTTTGCTGATTGCTGCCAGTTGGTTTCGGCTGGGAGCTGGCGTGCTTTCCGCCCACGAAATGGGCGCCGGGTTGTTTTATCTGGCGACCGGCGGCCTCACGCTCTTCGCGCTGGTGGCGGGCTATCGGGCGACGGCTGATTGTCTGAGTGTCGAGAAGCGGGAAGGCACGCTCGGGCTGCTGTTTCTGACGGACTTGCGCGGCTACGACGTGGTGCTGGGCAAGTTGCTCGCCCATTCGGTCGTTCTGTTTTATGCGCTGCTGGCGGTGGTGCCGTTATTGGGCATTCCCTTGCTGCTGGGCGGCGTTACCGGGGGCGAGTATGTGCGCCAGACTCTGGTGTTTCTGAACGCACTATTTTTCTCGCTCAGCGCGGGAATGTTGGCTTCAGTTTGGTGTCAACGCGCGGCAACCGCAGCGTCAGTCGGTCTGGGTTTGATTCTGCTGGTGACTGGCGTGCCGCCGTTCCTGGGCTGGTTGGAACTACATTCGCCCCTTACCAACGGCTCGTACCGACTCATCTTTTTGTTGCCATGCCCGGTCTTTACTTATCTGGCGGGCATGGCGTCGGCCTATTCGCAGTCGCTTGGAAATCTATTCTATCCTTCGCTGGCCATCACTCATGCGTTCGGCTGGCTGTTCCTGATTTTGGCCGGCGTTAAGTTGCAGCGTTCGTGGCGAACCACGGCTGAAGGGAAAATGAAATTCCCGCTTGCGGCGCGCGGTCGGTCTGAACCGGGGTCGCGGCGTGGGCGGAAAGTCAACCGCCACCGGGGGCTGCTCGACAAAAATGCTTACAGTTGGCTGGTCTTGCGCCAACGCCGCGGCGTCAACGGATTCTGGCTGGTGTACGCGTTGTTTGGCGCATTTTGGATTGGGGGACTTTATGAGTTGCGCCAGGATTGGCTTCACCCCGTTAGTTATATGATGACCGTTTGGGCACTGTTGGCGTCCTTCAAGGCGATGGTGAGCAATGAAGTGGGCCAGCGCCTGTGGGGGGATCGGAAAAGCGGCGCGATTGAGCTGTTGCTCGTAACTCCGTTGTCGGTGGCGGAAATCATCGCGGGGGAACGGCAGGCGTTATGCCGTCGGTTTCGCAACTCGTTTCTGCTCCTGCTCTCTACGGTGGTGCCGCTGTTGGGCGCTTGCTGGTATCGCCATGATTTGGATTTCTCCGGTCAAATTTCGATGCTGAGCATTCAGTTGGTGGTCGTCGGGATTTTCGTTCCCGACTTGCTTGCGCTCTTCTGGCTGGGATTGTGGAAGAGCGTCGCCACGCCGACGACCCGCCGGGATTTTCGTCTGGCGGCCAGTTCGATTTTGACACTGCCTTGGTTGTTAATGTTGATTTTTCTTCCGTTCGCCCAAATGTTTCCCAGCCCTCTGCCCGCTGTAGCGGGTTGGTTTGGAATCAGCCTGTTTATTGATGTGGCCTGGATCAATTATGCGAAAAATGAAATTCACGAGGAATTTCGCGCGGCCGCGGCTGAGCGTTTCGCGCCATCCCGCCCGCGTTGA
- the xseB gene encoding exodeoxyribonuclease VII small subunit — protein MPNPAKSTSSATATKTTMPFEEALEKLEAVVEAMESGELPLEKLIARYEEGVKFAKICQEKLAEAEVKIQQLEQTATGELKLKPLTADLVEE, from the coding sequence GTGCCAAATCCAGCCAAGAGCACTTCATCCGCCACCGCAACCAAAACGACGATGCCGTTTGAGGAGGCATTAGAGAAATTGGAGGCCGTCGTGGAAGCGATGGAGTCCGGGGAGTTGCCATTGGAGAAATTGATCGCGCGCTATGAAGAGGGCGTTAAGTTTGCGAAAATTTGTCAGGAAAAGCTGGCGGAGGCGGAGGTGAAGATTCAACAATTGGAACAAACCGCCACCGGCGAGTTGAAGTTGAAGCCGTTGACGGCTGATTTGGTCGAAGAATGA